A single genomic interval of Nerophis lumbriciformis linkage group LG17, RoL_Nlum_v2.1, whole genome shotgun sequence harbors:
- the aqp11 gene encoding aquaporin-11 produces MSADVAVSLAVLVGVVALSDVILRPLCALLAGTSMRAYAAELVSTFQLCCCAHELRLLSEVGVVPAGVSLTLTYLAAVTHGLTFRGATGNPVGTLAHAYRARVPGGSALLRIACQFAAARAARAAAQAIWGRGLSGLHARHALGGFRCASAIRAPLHTAACVELACAFAVQTAVTHARGLDDRYRVHATAAVITSVVCAGGGVTGAVFNPALAFSTLFGCTGSSTAEYCVVYWMGPLLGMASSVLLFDKVSPPLPLDAMKRK; encoded by the exons ATGTCCGCAGACGTCGCGGTGTCTCTGGCGGTCCTGGTGGGCGTGGTCGCGCTGAGTGACGTCATCCTTAGGCCCTTGTGCGCTCTCCTCGCGGGCACGAGCATGCGCGCGTACGCCGCCGAGCTCGTGTCCACGTTCCAGCTGTGCTGCTGCGCGCACGAGCTCCGGCTGCTGTCGGAAGTGGGCGTGGTCCCGGCGGGCGTGTCTCTGACGCTCACCTACCTGGCGGCGGTGACCCACGGCCTCACCTTCCGCGGCGCCACGGGGAACCCCGTCGGCACGCTCGCGCACGCCTACCGCGCCCGCGTCCCGGGCGGGAGCGCGCTGCTGCGGATCGCGTGCCAGTTCGCCGCCGCCCGCGCGGCGCGCGCCGCGGCGCAGGCGATCTGGGGGCGCGGCTTGTccgggctgcacgcgcgccacgcCCTCGGCGGCTTCCGGTGCGCCAGCGCCATACGCGCGCCGCTTCACACCGCCGCGTGCGTGGAGCTGGCGTGCGCCTTCGCCGTTCAGACGGCCGTCACGCACGCGCGCGGCCTGGACGACAGGTACCGCGTGCACGCGACCGCCGCCGTCATCACGTCGGTGGTCTGTGCAG GGGGCGGTGTGACGGGCGCAGTGTTCAACCCAGCTTTGGCCTTCTCCACGCTGTTCGGCTGCACCGGAAGCTCTACAGCGGAATACTGCGTGGTCTACTGGATGGGACCCCTGCTGG GAATGGCGTCCTCTGTGCTGCTCTTCGACAAAGTGTCTCCTCCATTACCATTGGACGCCATGAAGAGGAAGTGA